A stretch of DNA from Oreochromis aureus strain Israel breed Guangdong linkage group 23, ZZ_aureus, whole genome shotgun sequence:
agtgagagatgGGCAGGGAGGTataaagagagggagggagtaGTATAAGAGAGGCAGCCATAGAGGGAGAGGTGACAGAGTAGAttatcctcctctcctctcctcctctgccaGCCTCATCATGTTCATGCTGCAGATGTTGACTGTTATCTCTCTGACTGTTATCCTCTTGGCATCTGTAGAAGGTAGGACATAACCATactttctatgtgtgtgtgtgctgcatggCTTACATGCACCCTGCAGGTGGACACTCTAGCATAGACGGTGATGGCGaagacagaaaaggaaagaagaggGAAAGAGGAatagcagcagcagggagggagGCATGGATGTAAACAGAGGAGcagaaatcacacacacacatggagaaaAGACAGCAACTGTGTCAGGGCTCAGTCCGCGTGATCGTGCAGTCAAAGCGCTGGAAGTGCACTGATGTGGCTGAGGATGGCTTCAAAATCATTTGTGGCATAACAAAGCAGCACTGTCCTATTTTGCTCCTGCTGCCTCACATCACACTTTCAGTTGTTTACAGATTTGGATGGCATTccttacacacaaacacctcgCTTTTTCTACCACTTTCTCCCGTTTCACTGGCATGCTCGTATGTTTCTCAGCACAATGGGATGCCATTGTAATTCCTCTGGCATTCGAGTGTGTGTCCATATGTGACTCTGCATATATGTGGGGCATGTGCAAAATACTCTGCTTCGGTCTTTGCTAATATCAGAACAGGGACTTGACAGTGCTGAAAAACTATAAATACGAACGCTCAGATTTAGGGTCTGATAATCTGCAATAATTTctattatttgaaacttttctGCCTTGCATGATGCTGCATTAGCATCCCGTTTTCactaaaaagtaattaaatgtGAAATCTATTCAAAGATGTGAAACACCTGAAAGTTCAGCATCATTCTGGCAGTCTGCTTTTGTTTCAGTGACTCATTTGTCTTCCTTTGTGCGTGTTATTTCCTAGCCATAGGTGTGCAGATGAAGAACGATGTCCAGTGCTGCATGCTATACTCCCACGGCAAGGTGCGTACCAAAGATGTGTTGCGGTTTGAGGTGCAGACCGAGGGGCCCGACTGCAGTATACAAGCCATCATGCAAGTATTTCAACTATCCACTCCTGGAGCTAAAGAGCACACAGCAATCTGCAGGAATGGAAAATATGCCTCTCGTTAGAGGAGGGCAGAGCTTGGGCTGAGAGGCATTGTCATCTTTCCAGGTCATGTTGTTATGGCAGGGCTTAGAGCTGTAATTGCCAGGGAAGTGAAAAAGGAAATATGTGGGAATAACAAGCCATCTGAAAATACCTTCCGAGCCAGCTGAGCCCTGctgcagtcagtcagtcagtcagaacAGCAGGGTTTAGTTAAGTAAACTACATTGTGATACCTATTGTTTCCAGCAGGTCAGGGAAATCTGATGAAGCTCGGGAATGAAGAGCTTGCTTTTTCATGTGGCCCAGTTAACAAAAGCACTGAATTCTCATCCGTTGGATACAAGACATTCTTTTCGTTACCTGTTTTAGTTTGACCGCAATTTGTTCTTCGTTATACTAGAGGGGGGGGGAATACAAAATTCCCTCTTTATCATCTTATAGTatataaatattcattttaatttgggCTATAGCTGGCAAATACCTTTGTAGATCTCAACATGATcttctccttctgacagcaGCACATTCAAATCGGCATGTTTCCAGCCTTTGTCTTGAGTCTTCAGCACATCCTTGTACTGTCATCCTGCAAATTCTgcacataatttgcatttgTCTTTCAAAGACTGTACACGAAGAAGGCGGTGAAGTGTGCAGACCCCAGAGACCGAAAGGTAAAGAGGTTGCTAAGAAAGCTCatccagagacagagagacaaggCCCGCCGAACCAAATGGTTCCTTTCTGACGACAACCTTCCTGTCATGTCAGAGGTGAGACACAATTTGTTACACGGCTACTTTACTGTATTCTACACCTGAGATGTAATAAAGACAGCTTGATGAAGTGAAACTGAGGAGTGTTGCAAAGTCATAATTTCCATGTCTTCAGGTCAAGAAGGACCACTGGGTGGTTCTCAGTGTGGAGTGATGGAGCAATGGAGGAAATATGGAGGAAAAGTTGTAGTCATAAGTAAGGCTCTTTTTCGTATGTTATTACTCATGCAAACTTGGTATGAAGGCTATATGTAAAGTAAATCTCTGAAAGTCTCATCTGGGATTTTGTGCTGTCTTCCTGTGTTTCTGCAGGCCAAGTAAACTTTCAGCAGCTTGTCATCTTTACATGGCAAAGCTCGCTGACTCTCCAATCATcgtgtctctctctctatctacaCTATCCGTCTCCCTGGGACTGGACCTGGGCAGCAATacatatttagatatttaaGAATGAACTCTGCTTGAAATATTCCCAGTATGTGGCTGGAACATTCTCAACAAAGGGGGTGTTATTTGTAAGATATGttgcaaagatttttttttaaatggcttaTACTGTTATTTGCCAGAGACTGCCTGAAAGTGTCTCCCTCTATAAAAAAGCATAACCACTCCTGGCTGATGTGAAATCAGTGAAACAGATGTAATGAAATGAGCAGTGATATGAATATTGTATATCACCAAGATACTCTTATGGTTATTTGTGACTTGTATACCTTAAATGTGTAATGACACTTCATACAGTAAAGTAGATGGGGTTTGGTTACGGTACACTGAGCGTGCAGAATATTGAGATAACATGTCTCCAGTGGTATGGTTTACAACTCCTTTTTCAGGCTATATTTgactgtttataaaaaaaaatcacagttgaCTCAGAGTGAATGTTTCACCTGGATGCAACCGTCACTGTCCTATAACTCAAGAGCAAATGTTCCTAATATTTTGTCCATTTTGTATATTGCGTGTTTGTAAAGTCCTGTATGAAATGTGACTCTAACACTAGGCCCTCAGGCATCAGCGACAGATTTAAGTATCTATTTGGAGTTTACATTTCTACGTTTCCACGATAGTTTGTCACTAAACTATGCCAAAGTGTTCGTGATTCAGTTCGCCACATGGCCAGGCTGTTAAACTTAGAGGGCTCGACTGTGTGCGAAACACACAAGCATTGCATCGTAGGAGAATGCACTATATGTTAAAACACAGTATCTCGAGTGAacaattttataaataaatctgaaataataactagaaaggcTGCagcggggtttttttttcaatcttgAGATGTTAGCGCATCACTTTCTACAGCGTGCTACTGATGTAGCTCAAAGTCAAACAAAAAAGAGTGAAATCTCTCACAACTGCTGGACAATtaaacatctgcacagacattcacttttatttatatagcatcaagTGCTtcaaaggtaaagaccctacagtaatacagagaaaacccaacaatcaaatgactcCCTATGAGCCAGTACTAAGTgacagagggaaggaaaaactccccttttaAAGGAACAAACCTCCACCAGAACCACTCTCAGGGAGTTGGGAGTGACTTTAGAGACAGGGCCATGTTCAGTGTTAGGGTGGTGCAATTATTGTACTTTTAATTCTgttattttaaagctttaattATATATTGTTTTGCAAATAATATAGATTATTAGAGTAACAGAAGTAATTATAAACAGCTACAACATTAAAGCTACAGCAAGTCgtttttgaggtttttttaattgaaaaaatgGATTATGATTGAAAAATGATAGAAAGACATGTATTGTGTAATTATATCTTCCAACAAATTGCATTTTCATAAACCTAGAATTAATCCATTAAATATAGAAGTTGGCAACAGTTTTAATTTGTGCCTGCACAAGTGTTAATTTTGCAGACCAATAACTTTTGTCATAGTTTTTGCCCACAATCTCTTTTTTCagacaaaaacaagacaaaaactaAGGCATGAGGACAAAAACTATGATAAAATGTATTGACATCAATAAAATGAATGACAATGACATGAAAATATTCGGGAGATacaaaaatgatgaattaattaGAAAGGCAGGGCTAGTTTGGAAGTGATCCAATCAGAGGAAATCTCCTTATAAGATTAGGTCCACACATTTGATCTGCCATCAAGAAACAATACCACTACCTCTCATGAAAACGCAACGAAAAGGAAAACCAGAAAAGGAAATACAAGACCCTGTCATGTGGAGCAACTCTCACCGGATTTAGGCTAACTAGACTAAAACTAAAAGAACAGGAAAAAGTCAAGAATATCCTCAAAAACTCTCCTTAGTATTGTTGCCATTGGTCAGAAGTGAGTTTacctgactcactgactcatatTGGACTCCTTTAACAAAGTTTCACAGCCTCCTCCAGAGTGAAATAACATGGACGcatattgacagctgaggtaaacagtggaCTGAAACCCTACAGTCACTACATATCAACAGGAGCCACCGTAGGTAGGACTGTACACTTGGGATCGCTAAGGAAACAGAATTCATTTGACTGCAATCTGCAATATACTGACAcctagtggtgagattttacacaATTTAACTTTAAAGTaagataataatgaattgcTGTGTCATCATGTCTATGACTCTGAAAGGTCAATATGCATAATGAGAATGTTTATTTTAGCTActttagatatatatatacttatatatatacttttataCAACTTGTCCTATATTAAACTACGTAAGTGGTGCTGTTATCATTTTTACTAAAGAAAAAGCTGTAAATTGCGTGTTGTGTTTTATAAACAATCTTCTAAACTGATTTTATTTCTGATTAAATAATCTGGTTTCCCTCTCACATCCAGTAGTGACATATCTGTAGTGCTTACAGCAGCACAGCCTGGGTTAACTTAACTATTAGCTTTTATATAAAAGGATTTCAGACTTAGATGAAATGTtcgtaataaaaaaaaagaattcaccTCATCCATATgtgaaacttgttttttttatatataacatTTGATCCACTATTTTCTCTAAGAGAGCAGCTGAGAGTGTCTGGAGAAGAGAATATCTTCCACAAGGGGTAGCCACAATCACAATAATGAGAATCACAGTTCATTTCAGTTCCTGAGACATTTATTTATCACGTTTTTCACACGCTGTCCATCAACATGTTGAGCTGCTCCTTCATCAGAGATAACAGTTCTactaaaataacttaaagcaacaaaactctAACCTGCAAACAAAAACTCGAGACCTTTTAATGGGTATGAACTGGTACAAAATCAGACACGTGTATTCACATCAACACTTTTATAATTATGCACAACACTGAAACAACTGTGTAGGTTCTCAAAAGTATTCACAAAGTTTCTTCACTGCACTTTTTCACAAAACCATCAACTGTAAAGTAACCAGCAACATTTCAATCAAAATATACCAAAAATCCAATTACATGTTGAGTAGTTAATAAcatataatgcagaaaacacagagCGATTGGTGTAATAGTGTACTAATGTTTAAAAACACTGTTGCCACCaacaggaggaaaaaagaaacacagaatATGAACACCTTCAGTATTTCTGTGAAATTACTCCTTTAGCATTTGCAGTACTGTGCCCACATAGCACCAGATAAATACAAGAAATACACACCAATATCCATAAGAAAGCACTGAGGGGGGGAAACAGTCtataaattcatttaaaatatatcaactaaataaaacaaaggagtaaaagttttctttttcacttgtaTCCAGTGTTTAACAGTCACAGTTTTACGAATAAATCGTGTAAGCAAActtaaaagaggaaggaaacaaTACTGCTGCTCGTGTATTTACATCCAGCTTTATTTTTGTGTAGTGCTGTGGAAATCCCACATCTAAGTCCTATTAGAGGTAGTCATTATTAGAATGACAAAAATGGGTGTTTGCAATGGACAATGTTTAGTCATGCAGAAGAATGGGGCAAAGTCTAAAGAATAAATTCACAAGACTGAAAAAATAAGCTGGTTCACATTATGAATGGTGTAGTTTctctaataatactgtgttttcaAGCTTGAAAGTGAGATTATTTGATGGCTTTgaactgtatttaaaaaaaaaaaaaaaaaaaaaaaaaaaaaatcacagtatgCCTCTAAACAACACATGAACATTAGTTTCTGTCGTCAAGCTGCCCCAGGACAGGCGTCACTGTGTCGTATTTCCCAGAGAAGCTTTAGTATTTGAGGGAAAGATGTGAACCTCAAGCATTGGCTTATCATGTTCTCCATCACTGCATCATGCTAATGCTTCTGTATGTTCACCCCCTTTCATGTGCTTCCCTCGCCTTCACATTGTGGTCTCGCTGTTGAGATGATTGACTATGTCATTGTCCTGGCAAATGAGCTGATAGGGTTTCTCGTTCTCCTCGATTACACAGTTGCGCACCTCGGCGTCCTGATTCTGCAGCTCTTTGCGGGAAAGGTGCTCCACGATGCCCGCCCCAAGGGAGTCGCCGAGAACATTCGTGGTAGTACGCAAACGGTCCCTGGAGtcacgagagagagagaataagtGAGAAAGACTAAAAAATGACTGCATatataagtggaagaaaatggatggatggatgctatGAAAACAGCTGCAGGCTCTCTTCTCCATCACTCTGCATTATGCATCGATAACCTTTGTAGTTGTGGGACCTCTGGGCTCTCTGaagctttacaatgacatttaaGCTGGCACAATCTCAGACCAATCCCCATCAAGCTGACATTTAGTGGGAACTCACAGGAACCAATCCACAGCGATGATCAGCGTTATGTCCTCCGTGGGCAGTCCCACCGATGTCAATACAATCACCATGGTAACCAGGCCAGCCTGAGGAATGCCTGCTGCTCCGATGCTGGCAGCCGTTGCTGTGATACTGAGTGGGCGGTGGGAGGGATGGAGAGGCGAGTGAATGCATTTaataaaaggaaacaaacaaacagcacatgtgCACTGCTGGTGGGTGTAGTAGAGTGTGATAAAAGCGCACGAGGAATACTGTCACTACCATATGTTCTATAAAATGTATTACACATTTttgtctaataataataataatatcagaaaaacacttttaataTATGTTTACATGTTTATTACCCTCTCATTTCCTTATCTGGTCATAAAAAGCCTGATCAGGTGCACGGCGgaataaaataatctgcaattcCAGATACATAAGAATGGTCAGTAACATTAACACTCATAATTACTGGGCTGCACATGAAAGAGGAGTGTAAGCTGGAGCAAATCACTACCTCACGCTTTTACCTTGTTctgtatttgtgtatgtgttgtaTATAAGGGACAGCATGGAAGTGccagaaactgcagttccttaAATGGCCACTAGAGGCTTGATACAAAATATTTCCATAGGCTACTATGTTAAAATGACCAACTTAGCAGCAGAATTAAGCATGTTTACACACATAGTCTATAGATTACCACCTCCTTTGTAAACACCGTATGGATATTCTTGCATAcctgttataatttttttttttttgtattgaagCTAAATACTCTGCAATTTCAAGTGACTGAACTCGATCTAAAGACTTTATTTTCTCAATTTGCTGAGTGAACtttgagtattttatttgtaatagtGTGGCAGATTACACCGGATCCCTGATTTGATCCCAGGGGCAGACACAAAGCCCTTGGTGGGTTACAGTAGGAAGGCCATCCTCAGTAAATATCTGCTAGTTTAAATATACAGAGCTGCCCGTTATGGCAACCTCTCGTGAAAAATGGAACAGCCAAAAAGTAGTAGCAGGTATTTAAACctactggccactttattagatacacTTGTTCAATGGCTTTTTAAAGCAAGTATCTAATCGGccagtcacatggcagcaactgtgtgtgtttaggaATGTAGAAATGGTCTACAGCAGCAACACACCACACATACCTATGCCACCTCTGACAGCTAAGAGCAGGAAACTGTGGCTACAAGTTGTagcaccaaaattggacaatagaagattggaaaaatgttgcctggtctgatcaGTCTTAGTTTCTGCTGTGACAGTCAGATAGTAGAGACCATGatcatccctttatgaccacagtctGCCCATCTTCTGGGAGGAAAGAGGGGGCTCAGGTGAGTACTAGTAAGCCAAAGTGCTGTTACCTGATGGTGAGAATCTGACCAAAGTTTAGCTCCATGCCATTGACTTGAGCAATAAAGATAGCTGCCACTGCCTCGTAGAGGGCGGTGCCATCCATGTTAATGGTGGCTCCAACGGGAAGGACAAAACGCGTCACTCGTTTATCCACGTGGTTGTTTTCTTCGAGGCAGCGGAAGGTGATGGGCAGGGTAGCAGAGCTTGAAGCACACAGGGTGAGACATGTTAGCATTACCATAAACACGAGCAGAGACTGGCCTTTAATGCTGCTAAACACAAAGGAAGTAATGCAGTGCTTCTTATGATGAGATTCAGATGAATGAATAACAATGTTTGATTTATGCAGAAGCTAACCTGGAGGAGGTTCCCAGAGCAGTAATCAGCGCCTGCAGCAGGCCGCCAATGAAGCTGTAAGGATTCTTCCTGGTTACCAGGAAATAAAGCATTGGCAGGACAAAGAGGCCATGGATGAGAAGACCCACGATGACCGACACAGTGTACATCCCCAGCTGACCACCCACTTCTGCAAGATCCTTCATCTCCACAATCTTCCCAGCAATCAGAAACAGGATACCGACTGGAGCATACCTGCAAGTTTGGAAACATTGTTTTACTATAATGATAATTTTATTGGGTTAGTTGCTTTTACAGACTACAGGGAGTATTTACTTCAGTTAAGTCTACTCAGAATCTTCATAGAATTTCTTCATATGTCATGGATGCTGAGTTTTTACTAACCAGATGATGATGGCCACCAGCCTCATGATGGCTTCATTCAGGCAGTCAAAGAACTCTCTAAGAGCCTGGCCCTGCTGTTTCATGTTGCCAATGACCAGACCGAAGCACATGGAAAACACCACCAGACCCAAAGCGTTTACTCCGCCCGAGGAGCCAGACACAGGGACGACCTCCTCCACCGTCTCCTGTGGTCGAAAACGTTTTACACATAAATCAATACGCACTgtagttttctttttcatagtGATTAAAGTATTGCACGTATACCTGAGGATGCTTGAAGACACCCACCTGTATGGTGTGCAGCACCGCGCTGAGGTTCGTGCTCAAGGCAGGATCGGTCACATTGAGCGAGTCGGTGAGGTTCAGGGTTACGGTCACATTTCTCGTGTGAACAGTCTTCTTGTACACTGTTTTATACTGCAACAGACATGAAATGTTTTTAAGGTAGTTACATAGCAATGCATGCAATTTAATGGAGATTaggaaaataaaactatatGTTTATCAAATTTTTGTTGATCAAGATTTAGAGATAAAGGAgactttgtttctttaaatgaaatgaaatgtccCATAATGAAGAATATATGAACCATGGCTGGGATGAAAACAAAGGCTTACCTGTATGAAGCAGGCTTCTACCAGATTAGGGGGAAACATGTTCCTagaataacaaaagcaaagatcaAATGAGCCacatatacataaataaatatgccTAAAAcctaaattattttaataaccagcagggggcgactcctgtGGTAGTCTATGGGAAAACAGCACTCAGTTGCTTCACTCTCTGACCTCAGTAAACGCTTTCCTGATAACTTTATGGGCTCAGTCCAAGTTTCGGGTCTCACTGAAAATAAGATTGAGTCATTTTTGTAAATTACTGTCATTCTAAAAGTCAGAAAGATGCTTGTGATGTGTCTGTGGTTTCTCAGTTTCTCCTTTCTTTTGTGTAGTTGCAAATCCTCAAACTTCACTAACTGATAGGTGACATCATGGTGGCTGTGCCCATCGTTTACACTGTCTGTGGCTAAGTATAGCTCTGCAGCCATTTAGCATCGTTCAGAACAAATAAGGGAAACAATGGAAAGAGCCTGACTCCATCCAACTGTAATGTCTGCCATCCAAACATGTTAGGTTACAGCTTGTACCTTATAAAGACAGAGGTGTGAACATCATTTGGCGTTTTGGAAGTTATCCTAAGCTAAGTAATTTGATTACTGGCAGTAGCTTCATATATAACAGACAGATAAAAGAGTGGTATCAATCTTTTAATCCAACTCTTAACATTCTTGTTAGACTGCTCTCGAAATATGAACTGCAACTGTCTGTGGAAACACTGTGTAACCTAACACATGAGTCAAGTTTCTGAGTCGTTACCTGATGAGATCCAGAAAAGCATCAGTAGCCTGAACAGGTTCGATATTCCCACCGTTGGCCACGGGGCTGTCCCTGCTCCCTTTCCCCGGCTGGATGATGACGACGATGACGATGCCGATAAACACAGCAATCACCGTGGTCACCATGTAGTAGACCACTGCGTGCAAACCCATCTTACCAGATGCTTTACTGTCCAAGGAGGAAATGCCTGAGGCAGAGAACATTATTTTCTGAGTGGACTGATGAAGGTTTGAATTTGACGTTTAATTAATCATAGAAACAGCTTGCTGGTGAATACTGAAGACTACGATAGGATATCTGCTCTCATTTCAGGATCTAGACGGTAATgtgctgaagcagtgtgggaacATTTGCTTTTAAGTGCTCGTTAGAAGCTAACCTGTGATCAGACTGGAGACAATTAGAGGTAGCACCAGCATCTTCAGCATTCTCATTAGGAGCTCCCCAGGAAAGGAAAAGTACTTGATTTCTCTCAGGGACAGATTGTAGGGGCGTAGAGCAAAGCCCAGGATTATACCtggcaaataaataaactaatataaaagcacaaaaaaaacaagtgaaaaaaaccTCCATTTGTTGTTCCTTTCCACTCACCCAGAGCCACGGCAGCGATggtgaacaaaacaaacaagttcCTCTTCAGGAAACCCTTCACACTGGCCTTGCTGATGGAGCTCATCCTCTCCTTCATGCTGCTCGCTCTCCTCTCCATGGCCCTGCGTAAGCGCCTCCTTAGGTCTACTCTGTCTGGTAGGGGTGGTTTTTCTGTGTCCTCGTTTAGGAAAAGGCTGGCACTGGTGGGGGGCTTCTCGTTCATAATAAGCTCCAGCACCTGGTCCAGGAGGCAGGTCTCGTGTGaaactaagaaaaaaataataaaaattatttgTTAAATGTGAAGTTTTTGTCATCGTCATTCACAGAATATCCACACACATCGCATGTTGTTCAACGGggtgaaaaaaacataacaaacatacaaaaaatagaaaacaggatgaaacggctgctgctgtgtgaaagACTGAAGCACCTGTTTAGGATTGCAAATCAAAACCTGACCTATCTGTAGCACAGTAATTAAAAAGCCTGAACCATGTAACCTATCACTGCCAACTGAGATGGAGAAGATTACCAAGCTGAAATAGTTTTTATGAAtacacagttttcttttttagtgtTCAGAGAATAAACATCCCCTTTTTTGTATAATTTGGTTCAGTTTAGTGGTAAAACAGTTGGTGGACAAAACATTAATTGGCCACAGTTTGGATTAATCTGTTCTTCAGCGTCTCAccggccactttgttaggtacaccttcaACTTTAACTGTTCATTAATGCAAATAAACAAGTCGTACAGCAGCACCTCAAAGCATTTAGGCATGTGGAAATGGTCAAAGGGGCGTGATGAAATTCAAacagagcatcagaatggggaagaaatggGAATCATGTGACTTCtgatgtggcatggttgttggtgccagatagGCTGGTgtgagtgtttcagaaactgaggtctgctgggattttccatCGCTAAAGTTTACGGAGAATGgtttgaaaaagagaaattgTCCAGCgagcggcagttctctgggtgaaaataccatgtagaggtcagaggtcagaggagaatgtccAGACTCGAGCTGATAGGATAGCAGAAATGACTCAAATAAGGACTCGTTATGCTCACATCGGTTTAGTTTACTGTGCTCAACAATCACCAGATCTCACAAACAGAGCACCTTTGAAATGTCGTGGAGCAGCAGAGTCGCATCACAGGTGTGCAGGGCATAAATCTGCAGCAGCCATGTGATGCTATATGAcaatatgaaccaaaatctgcgaggaatgtttccagcatcttgttAAATTTATGGCATGAATAACTAACAAGCAAGTTATTCCTAACAAATATATGTATGAGCACTTCTGTATGACCTCATAGTGTACAACAGCAATAGCCTGTTTACCTAATTTgtcaaaaaacaataaagacatGTTGAAGAGCATGAACTCTAAAATACACACTGTCACTTTGACAAAAGGCAGACTGCAAGCATAGTTCTGGTTTAGTAATTACAACCAAAGCTGGACTAGGTGCTGGTTTAGTCTTGAACCGAGTAAGCAAACGTGAGCTGTGTCTTTTTCAAGCCTTGCTTTGCTATTTTTTCTATGCTTAAAGCTATAAAATAGACTAAAACTTAACATGAATAACGAGCTTTTGCAGTCTTACCGTGTTTCCCTTCCctctcggtgtgtgtgtgtaacacatGGACGCTGCTCGCGCTTCCTCTTATCTAAGTAGGCTACATTGTTTCCTCTTAGCCAACCACTGCAAACAAACTTGAAATCCCACAGAGCGGGTAATAAACAGGCAGTGTCCTCATCTGCTTATCCTTCAAATCTACTATAATCACATTGACCTCAcacaaaaatcattttttcattCTTCCCCAGAGACAAACACTTTATTTTGATCACCAAAATCTGAATCTACTCAAAGAATTTTTCTAAGGTTTGCATCAATCTATACATCATCCACatgttgtaaaaaaaagaaaaaaaagttaaccAGGCAAAGAGATGGCGGTCTTCTCAGTTCTCTCACAGCACAATTCAAACCTGCTGTT
This window harbors:
- the ccl44 gene encoding chemokine (C-C motif) ligand 44 produces the protein MFMLQMLTVISLTVILLASVEAIGVQMKNDVQCCMLYSHGKVRTKDVLRFEVQTEGPDCSIQAIILYTKKAVKCADPRDRKVKRLLRKLIQRQRDKARRTKWFLSDDNLPVMSEVKKDHWVVLSVE
- the slc1a6 gene encoding excitatory amino acid transporter 4, with the protein product MSVSHETCLLDQVLELIMNEKPPTSASLFLNEDTEKPPLPDRVDLRRRLRRAMERRASSMKERMSSISKASVKGFLKRNLFVLFTIAAVALGIILGFALRPYNLSLREIKYFSFPGELLMRMLKMLVLPLIVSSLITGISSLDSKASGKMGLHAVVYYMVTTVIAVFIGIVIVVIIQPGKGSRDSPVANGGNIEPVQATDAFLDLIRNMFPPNLVEACFIQYKTVYKKTVHTRNVTVTLNLTDSLNVTDPALSTNLSAVLHTIQETVEEVVPVSGSSGGVNALGLVVFSMCFGLVIGNMKQQGQALREFFDCLNEAIMRLVAIIIWYAPVGILFLIAGKIVEMKDLAEVGGQLGMYTVSVIVGLLIHGLFVLPMLYFLVTRKNPYSFIGGLLQALITALGTSSSSATLPITFRCLEENNHVDKRVTRFVLPVGATINMDGTALYEAVAAIFIAQVNGMELNFGQILTISITATAASIGAAGIPQAGLVTMVIVLTSVGLPTEDITLIIAVDWFLDRLRTTTNVLGDSLGAGIVEHLSRKELQNQDAEVRNCVIEENEKPYQLICQDNDIVNHLNSETTM